One Vitis vinifera cultivar Pinot Noir 40024 chromosome 8, ASM3070453v1 genomic window carries:
- the LOC100233126 gene encoding auxin transporter-like protein 2 isoform X1, with amino-acid sequence MLPQKQAEEAIVSNISEADHEGKEDKEEDESFFSIKNALWHGGSAWDAWFSCASNQVAQVLLTLPYSFSQLGMLSGIIFQIFYGLVGSWTAYLISVLYIEYRSRKEKENVSFKNHVIQWFEVLDGLLGPYWKAVGLAFNCTFLLFGSVIQLIACASNIYYINDKLDKRTWTYIFGACCATTVFIPSFHNYRIWSFLGLGMTTYTAWYLAIAALIHGQSEGVAHSAPTKLVLYFTGATNILYTFGGHAVTVEIMHAMWKPQKFKYIYLMATLYVFTLTLPSASAVYWAFGDQLLNHSNAFSLLPKTRWRDAAVILMLIHQFITFGFACTPLYFVWEKVIGMHDTRSICLRALARLPVVIPIWFLAIIFPFFGPINSAVGALLVSFTVYIIPSLAHMLTYRKASARQNAAEKPPFFLPSWTAMYVVNTFVVVWVLVVGFGFGGWASMTNFVRQVDTFGLFAKCYQCKPPTPQHPSAPPHH; translated from the exons ATGTTGCCTCAGAAGCAAGCAGAAGAAGCAATTGTCTCGAACATCAGCGAGGCAGACCATGAGGGGAAGGAGGATAAGGAAGAAGATGAGTCGTTTTTTAGCATCAAGAACGCCCTCTGGCACGGTGGCTCCGCTTGGGATGCCTGGTTCAGTTGCGCCTCGAATCAA GTGGCACAAGTTCTGTTGACACTGCCCTACTCCTTCTCTCAGCTGGGCATGCTATCAGGGATCATATTCCAGATATTCTATGGCCTCGTGGGAAGCTGGACAGCCTACCTCATCAGTGTTCTCTACATAGAGTATCGAAGTCGGAAGGAGAAAGAGAATGTTAGCTTCAAGAACCATGTCATACAG TGGTTTGAAGTGCTTGATGGGTTATTGGGTCCTTACTGGAAAGCAGTGGGTCTGGCCTTCAACTGTACTTTCCTCCTCTTTGGATCTGTCATTCAGCTGATAGCGTGTGCAAG TAACATATACTATATCAATGACAAATTGGATAAGAGGACATGGACTTACATATTTGGAGCTTGCTGTGCTACTACTGTGTTCATACCCTCCTTTCACAACTACCGTATTTGGTCTTTTCTGGGTCTTGGCATGACCACCTACACAGCATGGTACTTGGCCATCGCAGCTCTAATTCACGGACAG tcTGAAGGAGTGGCACACTCAGCTCCAACAAAGCTAGTGCTGTATTTTACTGGCGCCACCAACATCCTCTACACCTTTGGTGGACATGCTGTTACTGT GGAAATCATGCACGCCATGTGGAAACCCCAGAAATTCAAGTACATATACTTAATGGCCACACTCTACGTTTTCACTCTAACACTTCCCTCAGCTTCCGCCGTCTACTGGGCTTTTGGGGACCAGCTTCTCAATCACTCTAACGCCTTCTCCCTCCTTCCCAAGACCCGCTGGCGCGATGCGGCTGTTATCCTAATGCTCATTCACCAG TTTATTACATTTGGGTTCGCATGTACGCCACTGTACTTCGTGTGGGAGAAGGTGATAGGGATGCATGACACAAGGAGCATCTGTTTAAGGGCACTGGCCAGACTCCCAGTTGTTATCCCGATATGGTTCTTGGCCATAATCTTCCCCTTCTTTGGCCCTATTAACTCTGCCGTCGGGGCCCTTTTGGTTAGCTTCACTGTCTACATCATCCCATCTCTGGCTCATATGCTCACTTACAGAAAGGCCTCTGCCCGTCAG AATGCTGCGGAGAAGCCCCCTTTCTTCCTTCCAAGCTGGACGGCAATGTATGTGGTCAACACCTTTGTGGTGGTGTGGGTGCTAGTGGTTGGGTTTGGGTTCGGTGGTTGGGCCAGCATGACCAACTTCGTCAGGCAAGTTGACACATTTGGACTCTTCGCCAAGTGCTATCAGTGCAAGCCTCCCACGCCTCAGCATCCTTCTGCTCCCCCGCATCACTGA
- the LOC100233126 gene encoding auxin transporter-like protein 2 isoform X2: MLPQKQAEEAIVSNISEADHEGKEDKEEDESFFSIKNALWHGGSAWDAWFSCASNQVAQVLLTLPYSFSQLGMLSGIIFQIFYGLVGSWTAYLISVLYIEYRSRKEKENVSFKNHVIQWFEVLDGLLGPYWKAVGLAFNCTFLLFGSVIQLIACASNIYYINDKLDKRTWTYIFGACCATTVFIPSFHNYRIWSFLGLGMTTYTAWYLAIAALIHGQSEGVAHSAPTKLVLYFTGATNILYTFGGHAVTVEIMHAMWKPQKFKYIYLMATLYVFTLTLPSASAVYWAFGDQLLNHSNAFSLLPKTRWRDAAVILMLIHQNAAEKPPFFLPSWTAMYVVNTFVVVWVLVVGFGFGGWASMTNFVRQVDTFGLFAKCYQCKPPTPQHPSAPPHH; this comes from the exons ATGTTGCCTCAGAAGCAAGCAGAAGAAGCAATTGTCTCGAACATCAGCGAGGCAGACCATGAGGGGAAGGAGGATAAGGAAGAAGATGAGTCGTTTTTTAGCATCAAGAACGCCCTCTGGCACGGTGGCTCCGCTTGGGATGCCTGGTTCAGTTGCGCCTCGAATCAA GTGGCACAAGTTCTGTTGACACTGCCCTACTCCTTCTCTCAGCTGGGCATGCTATCAGGGATCATATTCCAGATATTCTATGGCCTCGTGGGAAGCTGGACAGCCTACCTCATCAGTGTTCTCTACATAGAGTATCGAAGTCGGAAGGAGAAAGAGAATGTTAGCTTCAAGAACCATGTCATACAG TGGTTTGAAGTGCTTGATGGGTTATTGGGTCCTTACTGGAAAGCAGTGGGTCTGGCCTTCAACTGTACTTTCCTCCTCTTTGGATCTGTCATTCAGCTGATAGCGTGTGCAAG TAACATATACTATATCAATGACAAATTGGATAAGAGGACATGGACTTACATATTTGGAGCTTGCTGTGCTACTACTGTGTTCATACCCTCCTTTCACAACTACCGTATTTGGTCTTTTCTGGGTCTTGGCATGACCACCTACACAGCATGGTACTTGGCCATCGCAGCTCTAATTCACGGACAG tcTGAAGGAGTGGCACACTCAGCTCCAACAAAGCTAGTGCTGTATTTTACTGGCGCCACCAACATCCTCTACACCTTTGGTGGACATGCTGTTACTGT GGAAATCATGCACGCCATGTGGAAACCCCAGAAATTCAAGTACATATACTTAATGGCCACACTCTACGTTTTCACTCTAACACTTCCCTCAGCTTCCGCCGTCTACTGGGCTTTTGGGGACCAGCTTCTCAATCACTCTAACGCCTTCTCCCTCCTTCCCAAGACCCGCTGGCGCGATGCGGCTGTTATCCTAATGCTCATTCACCAG AATGCTGCGGAGAAGCCCCCTTTCTTCCTTCCAAGCTGGACGGCAATGTATGTGGTCAACACCTTTGTGGTGGTGTGGGTGCTAGTGGTTGGGTTTGGGTTCGGTGGTTGGGCCAGCATGACCAACTTCGTCAGGCAAGTTGACACATTTGGACTCTTCGCCAAGTGCTATCAGTGCAAGCCTCCCACGCCTCAGCATCCTTCTGCTCCCCCGCATCACTGA
- the LOC100261363 gene encoding uncharacterized protein LOC100261363, producing the protein MGELRDDKEQRKRKIAPVPYNDSSKQYAFRNDFATYAASATDSAPAYSSGLPKDAYSPDEGDGHDPKKFKSVDGSYRAHLSASATLKTDSFSSLSAPSSPKKGAQDISGPPGFSTPPANSGKFYQSCPSSTSSISPSSVLSSQDSMNSTAFGPSASVPSSANRENSWNPREDVSHGDQLDLVMAQRLFERSATKGIFNNLKTNLQPILVKRLKELSQIKPTIDVGLEMADSAYLLKLLNSSNPKLETVGKKAGKGAMLLQEGMRLIEQGQEALRSAILELSTPVD; encoded by the exons ATGGGAGAGTTGAGGGATGATAAAGAACagagaaagaggaaaatagCGCCGGTGCCCTACAATGATTCATCTAAACAGTATGCTTTTCGAAATGATTTTGCTACCTATGCTGCATCTGCCACTGATTCGGCACCGGCTTATAGTTCTGGACTGCCCAAGGATGCATATTCTCCGGACGAGGGTGATGGTCATGACCCCAAGAAATTTAAAAGCGTGGACGGTTCCTACCGTGCCCACCTCTCTGCATCTGCCACTTTAAAGACGGATTCATTCTCTTCACTCTCCGCTCCATCCAGCCCAAAAAAAGGAGCACAAGACATTTCAGGCCCTCCCGGATTCTCAACACCTCCCGCCAACTCCGGCAAGTTTTACCAATCTTGCCCTTCATCGACTTCATCTATCTCGCCGTCATCTGTTCTTTCCTCTCAGGATTCTATGAATTCAACTGCCTTCGGGCCATCAGCGTCGGTGCCCTCTTCAGCTA ATCGGGAGAATTCCTGGAATCCAAGGGAAGATGTTAGTCATGGGGATCAGCTGGACTTAGTCATGGCTCAGAGATTGTTTGAGCGCAGTGCGACAAAGGGCATTTTCAATAATCTCAAGACCAATCTACAACCCATTCTTGTCAAACGCTTAAAAGAACTGtcacaaataaaaccaacaattgaCGTTGGCCTTGAAATGGCTGATTCAGCATATTTACTGAAGCTCCTCAATTCTTCAAATCCCAAGTTGGAAACTGTTGGCAAGAAAGCTGGCAAGGGAGCAATGTTGTTGCAGGAAGGGATGAGGTTAATCGAACAAGGTCAAGAAGCATTGCGATCTGCTATACTTGAGTTGTCAACTCCTGTGGACTGA
- the LOC104880163 gene encoding UPF0481 protein At3g47200: MGKETESQINLVELKGKMRQESPPTPSETPTSDWMHPIKVKLGILRERSMNLSIYKVPNKLRHVNEEAYSPRIVSIGPFHQGKRDLLAMEEHKWRYMLSLVHRTPNPEKSLDECGKSIIELEEKARGCYAENIKFNKKELAEMLLVDGCFILELFLRRSLRDFVDKSDPIFNNAWMVPTLQHDLALLENQIPFFVLQNLYEFILPFAPKTLPRLFTALALSFFHADLSLNQVTSRGESIQSSRHLLDLLHNFYLPTSPVNDPKCKENWGFRHCATKLLEAGIQFEKSSTVEDRLLDVKFSNGVINIPPLSVGTTTESLLRNLIALEQCSFGSSHHITSYAILINGLIHSSADIELLQRKGIIINNLGRGEEVLPLINSICKEVVLKDFYFSKLCEEVNAYHKSWWQWRRHKASWKARWHRYVGALRRDYFSNPWRIISFVAAVLLLLLTGLQTFYTVRAYYPR, from the coding sequence ATGGGAAAGGAAACAGAATCCCAGATCAACCTTGTcgagttgaaaggaaaaatgaggCAAGAGTCACCCCCAACCCCCAGTGAAACTCCGACTTCGGACTGGATGCATCCTATCAAAGTGAAGCTTGGTATACTGCGTGAAAGATCAATGAATTTGAGTATTTACAAAGTTCCAAATAAACTTCGCCATGTCAATGAAGAAGCTTATAGCCCTCGTATAGTCTCAATTGGACCTTTTCACCAAGGCAAGCGTGATCTGCTAGCTATGGAAGAGCACAAATGGCGCTACATGCTATCCCTTGTTCATCGAACACCGAACCCAGAAAAGAGCTTGGATGAGTGTGGAAAATCCATTATAGAGTTGGAAGAGAAGGCTCGAGGATGCTACGCAGAAAAcatcaaatttaacaaaaagGAGCTAGCGGAGATGCTGCTTGTTGATGGTTGCTTCATACTTGAACTTTTTCTCAGGCGCTCGCTTCGGGATTTTGTGGACAAGAGCGATCCCATATTCAATAATGCTTGGATGGTCCCAACTCTCCAGCATGATTTAGCTCTGCTGGAGAACCAAATTCCCTTCTTTGTTCTCCAGAATTTGTATGAATTCATTTTGCCATTTGCACCTAAAACTCTCCCTCGTTTATTCACAGCCCTTGCCCTCTCTTTCTTTCACGCAGACTTGAGTTTGAACCAAGTGACAAGCAGGGGGGAAAGCATTCAAAGTAGCAGGCATTTACTCGATCTGTTACACAATTTTTACCTCCCCACTTCTCCTGTGAACGACCCAAAATGCAAGGAAAATTGGGGATTCAGACATTGCGCAACCAAACTTTTAGAGGCTGGGATTCAGTTTGAAAAGAGTTCAACTGTGGAGGACCGTTTGTTGGACGTAAAGTTCAGTAATGGAGTAATTAATATCCCACCGTTGTCTGTTGGTACAACAACAGAGTCACTCCTCAGAAACCTCATTGCCTTGGAGCAATGCAGTTTCGGCAGCTCTCATCACATTACATCCTATGCCATCCTCATAAATGGTCTTATCCATTCCTCAGCGGACATTGAATTACTGCAAAGGAAAGGGATCATAATTAACAATTTGGGCAGGGGCGAAGAAGTTTTGCCTCTCATCAACAGTATCTGCAAGGAAGTTGTTCTCAAAGACTTCTATTTCAGTAAGTTGTGTGAAGAGGTGAATGCATACCATAAATCCTGGTGGCAATGGCGGAGACATAAAGCATCCTGGAAAGCACGGTGGCACAGATATGTAGGGGCCCTAAGGCGTGATTATTTCTCGAATCCATGGAGAATCATATCATTTGTAGCTGCAGTTCTGCTTCTACTCCTCACAGGATTACAGACCTTTTACACTGTCCGTGCATATTATCCTCGTTGA